From the genome of Anabrus simplex isolate iqAnaSimp1 chromosome X, ASM4041472v1, whole genome shotgun sequence, one region includes:
- the LOC137503288 gene encoding zinc finger protein 248-like, producing the protein MRTHTGEKPYSCNVCGKLFTLKGNLTYHMRTHTGEKPYSCNVCGKSFIRRGKLNEHMRTHAGEKPYSCNVCGKSFFLNGTLIVHMRTHTGEKAYRCNVCGKSFTSKGSLTVHMWTHTGEKPHKCNVCGKSFVRRGKLTEHMRTHTGEKPYRCNVCSKSFIQKGILTGHMRTHTGEKPYSCNDCGKSFIQRGILTDHMRTHTGE; encoded by the coding sequence atgcggacccacacaggcgagaagccttacagttgcaatgtgtgtggcaaattATTCACATTGAAGGGCAATTTGAcctatcatatgcggacccatacaggggagaagccatatagctgcaatgtctgtggcaaatcattcataaggagaggTAAACTaaacgaacatatgcggacccatgcaggcgagaagccttacagctgcaatgtctgtggcaaatcattcttcCTCAACGGCACACTAATTGTTCATAtgaggacccatacaggcgagaaagcttacaggtgcaatgtctgtggcaaatcattcacaagcaaaggtagtctgaccgttcatatgtggacccatacaggcgagaagccacacaagtgcaatgtctgtggcaaatcattcgtacggagaggtaaactaaccgaacatatgcggacgcatacaggcgagaagccttacaggtgcaatgtttgtagcaaatcattcatacagaaagggaTTTTAACCggacatatgcggacccatacaggcgaaaagccatacagctgcaatgactgtggcaaatcattcatacagagaggcattctaaccgatcatatgcggacccatacaggcgag